One stretch of Centroberyx gerrardi isolate f3 chromosome 13, fCenGer3.hap1.cur.20231027, whole genome shotgun sequence DNA includes these proteins:
- the LOC139932257 gene encoding putative G-protein coupled receptor 141 isoform X2, with translation MEVTARSAVLNNSTALPDTYRWALLSIYTLVLVGGSISMSLMINILQSNVRSVTTTAVINLIIVHILFLLTVPFRIYSYVSGDWRLGQGFCRVVSGMIHAHMYLAFMFYIIILVIRYLAFYKQSDRMEFYRTLHAVGASIAVWLLMLIVALPVAILEYGSTDSDNTTSTDTYQCFRFDLDTSPGLQNPREPDILPPGVLGSSEEPVLCGSVGSVLCAVQRVQDLLCEEHAGPGKSGGSQRGLPGRHYSELLGHADFCGEGIQQPLPGWALQLPLMTYSKITSFSTLQLDCI, from the exons ATGGAAGTGACTGCTAGATCTGCGGTGCTGAACAACTCCACCGCCCTGCCTGACACCTACAGATGGGCTCTGCTCTCCATCTATACCCTGGTGTTAGTGGGAGGCAGCATCAGCATGTCATTGATGATTAACATCCTGCAGTCCAACGTGAGGTCCGTCACCACCACGGCTGTCATCAACCTCATCATTGTCCACATCCTTTTCCTCCTCACTGTTCCTTTTAGGATCTACTCCTACGTCTCTGGGGACTGGCGGCTAGGTCAAGGCTTCTGCAG GGTGGTGAGTGGTATGATCCATGCCCACATGTACTTGGCCTTCATGTTTTACATCATCATTCTGGTGATCCGTTACCTTGCATTCTACAAGCAGAGTGACCGCATGGAGTTCTACCGGACACTACACGCGGTCGGTGCTAGCATTGCTGTTTGGCTTCTAATGCTGATAGTCGCTCTCCCTGTGGCAATCCTGGAGTATGGGTCGACGGATAGCGACAACACCACATCAACAGACACGTACCAGTGTTTCCGTTTTG ATCTGGATACTAGCCCAGGTCTACAGAACCCACGGGAACCTGACATTCTCCCACCAGGAGTTCTGGGCTCAAGTGAAGAGCCTGTGCTTTGTGGCAGTGTTGGTAGTGTGCTTTGTGCCGTACAACGTGTTCAGGATCTTTTATGTGAAGAACATGCGGGACCAGGCAAGTCTGGAGGGAGTCAACGAGGTCTTCCTGGCCGTCACTACTCTGAGCTGCTTGGACATGCTGACTTTTGTGGGGAGGGGATCCAACAGCCCCTGCCGGGCTGGGCACTGCAGCTGCCTCTTATGACGTACAGCAAAATCACCAGCTTCTCTACCTTACAATTGGATTGCATCTGA
- the LOC139932257 gene encoding putative G-protein coupled receptor 141 isoform X1: protein MEVTARSAVLNNSTALPDTYRWALLSIYTLVLVGGSISMSLMINILQSNVRSVTTTAVINLIIVHILFLLTVPFRIYSYVSGDWRLGQGFCRVVSGMIHAHMYLAFMFYIIILVIRYLAFYKQSDRMEFYRTLHAVGASIAVWLLMLIVALPVAILEYGSTDSDNTTSTDTYQCFRFGGELNEPAVAIFNYILSSIIIIITLALTWCQIWILAQVYRTHGNLTFSHQEFWAQVKSLCFVAVLVVCFVPYNVFRIFYVKNMRDQASLEGVNEVFLAVTTLSCLDMLTFVGRGSNSPCRAGHCSCLL, encoded by the exons ATGGAAGTGACTGCTAGATCTGCGGTGCTGAACAACTCCACCGCCCTGCCTGACACCTACAGATGGGCTCTGCTCTCCATCTATACCCTGGTGTTAGTGGGAGGCAGCATCAGCATGTCATTGATGATTAACATCCTGCAGTCCAACGTGAGGTCCGTCACCACCACGGCTGTCATCAACCTCATCATTGTCCACATCCTTTTCCTCCTCACTGTTCCTTTTAGGATCTACTCCTACGTCTCTGGGGACTGGCGGCTAGGTCAAGGCTTCTGCAG GGTGGTGAGTGGTATGATCCATGCCCACATGTACTTGGCCTTCATGTTTTACATCATCATTCTGGTGATCCGTTACCTTGCATTCTACAAGCAGAGTGACCGCATGGAGTTCTACCGGACACTACACGCGGTCGGTGCTAGCATTGCTGTTTGGCTTCTAATGCTGATAGTCGCTCTCCCTGTGGCAATCCTGGAGTATGGGTCGACGGATAGCGACAACACCACATCAACAGACACGTACCAGTGTTTCCGTTTTGGTGGGGAACTGAATGAGCCAGCAGTGGCTATTTTCAACTACATCCTGAGcagtatcatcatcattattacctTGGCTTTGACCTGGTGCCAG ATCTGGATACTAGCCCAGGTCTACAGAACCCACGGGAACCTGACATTCTCCCACCAGGAGTTCTGGGCTCAAGTGAAGAGCCTGTGCTTTGTGGCAGTGTTGGTAGTGTGCTTTGTGCCGTACAACGTGTTCAGGATCTTTTATGTGAAGAACATGCGGGACCAGGCAAGTCTGGAGGGAGTCAACGAGGTCTTCCTGGCCGTCACTACTCTGAGCTGCTTGGACATGCTGACTTTTGTGGGGAGGGGATCCAACAGCCCCTGCCGGGCTGGGCACTGCAGCTGCCTCTTATGA